The Synergistales bacterium sequence CCCACGCTGGAAGCGCCGCATTGGCCTGCGAAGCCCTTGATCCACCGGGTGAGCTGTTCGGGTGTGTGGTCAGCGGCGGGGGTCAGGGGGCGCTGGTGTACCAGAGGATGGAGGTCGGCGAGGAACGCGAACAGCGCTTCCGAGGCCGGCGAGGCGAAGGCATGGAAGGTTGGAGACCCCGGATCCCCCAGTGGAGGCATGCCCCGCAACTCGTCGTCTGTTTCCCGCTTTTCGGGATGTCGGCTATAATAGTCCTGGTGGCTGAAAGTGCCGTGCTGATAGGCCATACGTGCAAAGAGCGTGTCCCGTTCGTCGTAGCGGCCGGGGCGGTTTCCGGATTTCATCTACATGCCGCCTCCTTCCTGGAGGGAGAGTGTGCGGACCTTGTTCCTCGAGTAGCATACATTATAATGCACGGGGAGAGGGTGGAAAACATCTTGATGTGGGTGGATGATTGGAGCGTGGAGATGGGGGGTGGGAACGTGACGGTGAGCGGGACAGTGAGACATTGCGTTTGTCTGAAGTGTTCGACGACGGCGTAAGATGCAAAGGAGCCTTTGGTAATCATGGACGACTCTTCGTTAACTCAGCGGTACGATCGTGTAGCGGTAATCTTTCTTGGACTGTTGACCCTTTTCGCTCTCGGCGTGGTATTGAAATACGCACGACCTGTCATTCTTCCTCTTGTTATCGCCTGGCTTCTTTCCTATATCCTGGGTCCGGTCGTGACGCTCATGGCACGCCGAGGTATCCCGTGGGTTCTCTCGGTTATTATGGTGTTGCCGATTCTCCTGGGGATAGGCTTTCTCTTCGCTACACTGGTCCAGAGCCAGCTGACCAGCTTTGCCGTCGAGTATCCCAAGTACCAGGCCCGTTTTGCGGAGATCTCGTCGGCGCTGGTCAGTCAGTTCGATACGCCCGGGAATGTGACGCTTGATGTCTTCAATGTGAACTGGGGGCAACGGATCGGTTCCTACATTGTCCAGATATCCGGTTCCTTTGTTGCCCTGGTAACCAATCTCGTGAAGGTGATCTTCTTTCTCTTCTTCCTCCTTCTTGGGAAGCCCTACTTCAAGTACAAGCTGATCAAGGCCTTCTCCGACGATCATGCCCGGTACCTCAACCGGATTCTGGAATCCATCTCCTTTCAGGTGGGGCGGTATCTGGCGGTGCTGTTGTTTGTCAGCTTTCTTACCGGGTTTCTGACCTGGCTCTTCCTCTCCTATATAGGCCTCGATTTCGCCTTGACCTGGGGGGTCGTCACCTTCCTGCTGAATTTCATCCCCACCGTTGGATCCATCATCGCCACAATCCCGCCGATCCTCCTGTCGCTCGTGCAGTTCTATCCCGACTTCTGGATGACCGTCATCTGCATGGCGGCGCTCATCACCATACAGATGTCCATCGGCAATATCCTGCTTCCCAACCTCCTGGGGCAGCGGTTGAACCTCAGTCCGGTCGTGGTGCTGCTTGCCCTCCTTTTCTGGGGATGGCTGTGGGGGATTGCGGGAGCCCTGCTTTCCGTTCCGTTGGCCTCGGCGATCAAGATTGTGTGCGAGAATATCCGCCCCCTGCACTTTGTCAGCGTCATTATGGGTTCCGGGAAGAGCTACAAGAAGGAGCTGCTGGGCAAACGGGTGAAAGAGGGCGGCTGAGCGGCTGATAGTGCCACTGCCGCGGAGTCCTGTCGGTCCCGTTCTGCGGCCCCTTTTCCAGACACCATCATTCCAATACGGAGGCGAGGCAATGGTTGTGTACCATGTGCGCAATAGCAAACGTTCCTGGGACGGCGAATCCATAGGCATCCTGATTCTCGATGCCGCCTATCCCTGTGTGCCCGGCAATGTCGGCAATGCGTCCACCTTTCCCTTTCCCGTGCGGTACAAAGAGATCAAAGGGGCCTCGATCGAGCGGCTTTTGAACCAGCGCGACCCGTCACTTCTGCAGCCCTTTCTTGACGGAGCCCGGGAGCTGCAGGACGAAGGGGTCAAGGCCATTACGGGTGCCTGCGGATTCATGGCCCTCTTCCAGCGGGAGGTGCGCGAGGCGATGGAGATCCCCGTCTTCCTCTCCAGCCTCCTTCAGATCCCTTTCATCTTTCAGACACTGCAGTCGGGGAGATCAATCGGCGTGATTACGGCGAATGCCCCGGCATTGACAGAGGGGCACTTCCGGGCGGTTGGCGTCGGTGGTGATATCCCTCTTGTCGTGCGGGGCATGGAAGAGAAGAAGGAGTTCACCGGCGCCGTGCTGGAGGAGAAGGGGAGCCTCGACTCGGCGGAGGTAGAGCGGGAGGTTGTGGACGTAGCGCGACGCATGGTGGCAGAGCAGCCCTCAGTGGGGGCCATTCTGCTCGAATGCAGTGATCTCCCGCCCTATGCCTATGCTGTTCAGCAGGCCGTGGGGTTGCCGGTCTTCGACTTTTTTACGATGATCGCACATGTTCACTCGGCGCTGGTGCGCCATAGGTTCGCGGGATTTATGTAGCAACGGAAGCTGTCGGGTGCGCACAGCCGGAGGCCCCCGGTACCGGGGGCCTCCGGCTCGATGCTTGCTTGTTTCGGTTATGCGTAGTGGTCAAACTGTGTTCCGATGCCGTACAGCTGCTGTGTCGCCTCTGCGGCCAAGGGTGATGCAAAACCGTTGCTTCTCTGACGGATGCCCGTTGTTGCATCTGTGGCCGTGCTGCCTTCCGCTCTCTGGGATGAAGAGGCCTTCCATCCCTTTTCGATTTCGTCCCGTCTTCCCTGTTCCCGGGAATGATAGGAGGTATCGGTCGCCTCCGTGCGGATGCGGTACCGCTCCAGGTTTCTGCGGTCCTGGGTATAGATCCATTCCGGCTCGTGCTGCTGCGCCTGAAGGGTGTACATGACATCATCCCCTTTGCGGCCAGATTGATATACCCAACGCTTATATTATACATCGCGGGCTTTCCCTCGGCAATGTCTCCCCTATCTGGAATGCGTTACGTTGTCGTTGTGCCATTCGATAAGCGATCGGATCACCCCCGGAGCCCATGCACTGTCGATACGCTCTTCAAAGGGGTAGGTCCGTATGACGTTGCCCCAGTGATAGGGTGCCCGCGTGGGTGGCAAAGCGCTTCCCCGGTAGAGGACATAGTCGGCGTAGACGGTCCATTCCACATGTCCCGGTTTGAGCTCTTCCGAAGAAAGAAGCTCCTGATTCTCGTTGTATTTGGCGATCTCGCTCGCTCCAGTGGAATTCCCGTAGAAGACAAAGGCGGTATGGTCCTCCTTGATGCAGACGACGGCATGGACGAGTCCGCTGTCTACAAATATGTCGTGGAGCCCCCAGAAGGGAGGATTGTAGACGACGATGCGCTTGTTCCGACTCCATTCGAGTGTCTTCTGTGAGTAGGGCGCCCGTTTGATAATGTCTGTCAGCGTCAACGGAATCCTGTTTTTCCGCCGAAAGAAGAGATTCCACACGGTTTGTCACCTCCCGTGAGCGGGTTATTCCATTTCTCCCGGACCCTTGCCGGTGCGGAACGTCTCTTTGATGATCTCCCTGAATCTGCCGCCGTAGAAATGGGATTCGTACCAGAGAAGCAGAAGGATCCCTCCGGCAAGCGGGATGAGGAAATAAATGATGCGAAAGAGCAGGAGCGTGGAGACGATCTGGTCCACAGAGTAGAAGGGTTTCAGATAGAAAAGGAGAATGGCGTCGAAGGCACCGGCCCCCTGAGGAACATGACTGATGATGGCGCTCACCTGGGCGATGACGAACACCGAGAGATAGGGGACAAAGCCCAGGGAGGACTCCGGGAGAAGCGTGTAGATCACCAGGCCCAGAAATGTCCAGTCCGCAGTGGAGATGAGAATCTGCGTTGCGGCGATGGTGGGAGTGGCGAAAGGGGCCATCAACTTGTGGTCCTGCAGAGCCAGGTATTCCTTTGACAGCACCAGAATCACAAAGGCGACAAACAACGCTGTGGCGCCAAGCCCCACGTAATAGGCCGCGATGGAGGTGTCCCAGAAGGGGAAGACCAGTTTCTGTTCCGGCGAGACAAAGAGGTAGAGGAGCATCGCCAGGGTGATCAGGCCGAGCCAGTAGATCCAGGCGAAAAGCAGTATGTAGTTGCCGATGGTTTTGGGGGAGAGGCCGAGCCGGGAGAGAAAGCGAAAGCGGACAAGCCCTCCAGCCAGGGCCCCGAGGCCGAGATTGTTGTTGAGGATGAAAGAGATCAGCGACACTACAGAGATGTGCCATCGTGGAACACGAAGACGCAGCTGATGGGCTGTCAGGAGATCGTAACCGATCACCAGCAGATAATTGAGTGCCGTTACACCCAGAGCGGCGATCATGACGATCGGCGGCGTCTTGCGCAGCGATTCCGCGATGCCGGCTGCGGTGATCTCCGGGACGAGCTGGAGGATGTAGCGGATGGAAAAAAAGAGGATCAGCGCGGCGATGGAGCCGTTTGCGATCTTGATAAGCCTCTCTTTATTCATGAAAATAGCCTCATCGATACCCCCGGACAGGGGTCAGAGCGGGTCGACGCTTCCCGCTTCGTCCTGCAGCAGGCTGTCGGCGATATCACCGGCTGCGTTGGGAAAGGAGATCTCCTTTGCGGCGGCCGTCATCTCGCGGAGCCTTTTGGGGTTGTGGTAGAGAAGAGAAATCTTGCGCATGATATCCTCTTCCGACCGCGCAAGCACGCCGGCCCCCTTCTGTTCGATGTACTGGGCGTTGTAGGTTTCCTGATAGGGGATCGGCTTGAACATGAGCATCGGCGTATGCATGGCAAGGGCCTCGCTGACGGTGAGCCCCCCAGGTTTGGTGATCATCAAGGTGCTGACACCCATCAATTCGTGGAGGTTGTGGATGAATCCGAATTTGCGGAGTTCCACATTTTTTGTCGAGTGGTAGCGTTCGAGTTTCTCCAGAACGTCCCGGTTTCTCCCGGCCACCAGCAGGAGGTTCATCTGCATCCCCGCCCCCAGCAGTTCTTCCAGCAGCATAATGGTGAGGCTGTCGGTCATGGCGCTTGCGATCAGCAACAGGGTAAACCTCCTGGGGTCCAGTCCGTGCTCTTTGATGATGGATTCCCTGTTGATCGGCTGGGAGAATCGATCGGATATGGGGATCCCCGTGAGCCGTATCTTGCGTTGGGGGACACCGTTTCGGACAAGACTGTCGCGGACCGCTTCGCTCCCTACGTAATAGCGGTCGATGCCTTCATTGACCCACATCCTGTGCAGGCTGTAGTCGGTTACGACGGCGTAGATGCTGCCTTTCAGCGTGTTTTCGGCTCTCAGTCTGGTGAGCACCTGGGCCGGGAAAAAGTGGGTGCAGACCATGGGGCTGTCTCTGTTATCATTGATGTACTGTTCGAAGCCCTCCACGTTTCGGGTGCTGAAAAAGTTCAGAAGCTGTACGAAATTGCTTGACTCGCCTTTTTGGTCCGTGAGTTTGTAGATGCCCTTTAAGGCGAGATGGCCGTGCTCGCTGAAGAAATCGTAGGCGTTGCTGAAGGTCCAGTTGAAGAGTTTGTTGGAAAATGCCAGGATATCGAGGACCACATTCGCCCGATAGCGTTTGTCGAGAGCCTCCCGCAGCGCACGTGCAGCGGTTTTATGCCCGTGGCCGGCTGTGACGTAGAGAAGCTGGACGGGTCGTTTCACTGATGGAGCACCCCTTTCGGCTTGCAGCTGCTGTATTGTAGTGCGGCCTGGCCGTTCTCGGAAGCATGCGGGAATATGGAACCAGCGCCGACGAGATTCTCCGATATTTGTTCGAAATCATATTGTACCAGAAAGAGTTCCGTGAAACAGAGGCCTTCTTTCCGGTGGAAGGAGGTTTCGCTGTTTCGGGAGGCCATGGTTGCTGTACAATATGCATTTGGTGGACGCCTCTCCTGACAGGTGTTCCAAAAATCAAGACGGAAAGGGAACGAGAACGGGATGGACGAAAGCGGCCACACCTCCTATAGATTGCAGCTCCGCACGCTGCGCCGCTCGGATTACGATGACATCAAGGAGATCATGCGCCATGTGTATCCTTCTACAATGGGCGGGGAGTGGGACTTCGAGGAGTTTTCCGCTCAGATCACCCGTTTCCCCGAGGGGCAGATCTGCATCGAGGACGACGGCAAGGTGGTTGCGGCGGCGTTGAGCCTGATCATCGACTACGGCAAATTCGGCGATGCCCATACCTACGACCAGGTTGTCGGGGAGGGGTATATCGAAAACCACGATCCCGAGGGCGACTATCTCTACGGGATCGATGTCTTTGTCCACCCCGACTACCGCGGCCTGCGTCTCGGGCGCCGGCTCTACGATGCCCGGAAGGAACTCTGCGAGAACGCCAATCTCAAGGGGATCCTGATCGGCGGCCGCATACCGAACTACCAGGACAATGCGGGCGAGGTGTCGCCGCACGACTACATCCAGATGGTGCAGGCCCGGGAGCTCCACGATCCCGTGCTGACCTTCCAGCTGAGCAACGGGTTCCACTTCCGGAAGGTGATCCGCGGGTACTGGCCTGAGGACCGTCACTCCATGGGGTACGGGGTGCTTCTGGAGTGGAACAACATCTACTACGAGGAGACGGGACGACGGATTTCCCAGATGCGGAGCTACATCCGATTCGGAGCGGTGCAGTGGCAGATGCGGCTCTTCCGCTCTCTCGACGACATGATGCAACAGGTCGAGTTCTTTGTCGACACGCTGGCGGATTACAACGCCGATATCATCCTCTTCCCGGAGCTTTTCAACGCGCCTCTGATGTGGAAGTTCAACCAGGAGGATCCCGCCGAGGCGATGCGTTCCCTGGCCGAATATACCGACGAGATACGGCAGCGGTTCCTCGAGATGGCCGTGGAGTATAATGTCAATATCGTGGCCGGGAGCATGCCGGAGTACCACGAAAGCAAGCTGTTCAATGTCTCTTTCCTGTGCAGAAGGGACGGAACCTGGGACAAGCAGTACAAACTGCACATTACCCCCGATGAATCGCGGTTCTGGGGGCTGCAGGGCGGTTTCGGGCTCCGGGAGTTCGAGACGGATGTGGGAACCGTGGGGATCCTGGTCTGTTACGATGTGGAATTCCCAGAGCTGGCCCGCTATCTGGCCGATAGAGGAATCAATATACTGCTGGTACCCTTCTGGACGGATACGAAAAACGGCTATCTGCGGGTGCGGCGCTGTGCCCAGGCTCGGGCCATCGAGAACGAATGCTATGTGGCGATATCGGGGAGTGTGGGAAACATCCCCAAGGTGGAAAATATGGATATCCAGTACTCCCAGGCAGCGGTCTTCACGCCCGCCGATTTCGCCTTTCCCCACGATGCCATCGCCGCCGAGGCGAATCCGAACACCGAGATGGTCCTGGTGGCCGATCTCGATGTGGAGCTGCTCAAAGAGTTGCGGCAGCAGGGGAGTGTGCGGAACCTCCGGAGCAGACGGCGGGATCTCTACCGGCTTGACTGGTTGGGGAAGAGGAATTCCACAGAGGAGGTGTGATATCTCTTGCGCAGACGCAGAGGTATGTTTTCGGGGAATCGCGGCGGAGGAGGCCTTGCGCGGGTTCTCCTTCTGGGTATTGTGATCGGTGGGCTTGTCATCGGCGGATTTTTCGCCTTCGGGATGTTCGGGGCCGACGCAACGGACGGTGCCGCTGTCTCACAGCGTCAGTCCGCTGAAGGGCCCGACGAGAAGGGGAATGCCGTGCAGCAGCCGGAGGACCCCGCTCGTCGGTACACGATCCGTCTCGGCGAAGGCGCCAGTCTGGATGTGGGTTCACAGGAGTTCTGGGTTCTGATCGACAAGAGCGCTGCGAAACTCTACGCACTCAAGGGAAAGGAGCCCCAGGACAGCTATCCCGTGGCCCTGGGGGAGCGTTCCGGAGACAAGCGGCGCGTCGGCGATATGCGCACGCCGGAAGGGGTCTTCAGCGTGCAGCAGATCCAGGACTCCAGCTACTGGAAGCACGACTTCGGCGACGGCAAGGGGCCCATCGAGGGTGCCTACGGTCCCTGGTTCATCCGGCTGGAAACAGGCTGGAAGGGCATCGGCATCCATGGGACCCATGACCCGTCAACGATCGGGAAGCGCGTCACCGAGGGGTGCATCAGACTGCACAACCGAAACATCGAGGTGCTCAAAGAGCAGGTGGGGATTGGCACCACCGTGGTCATCCAGAGGTAGACGGTATTGTTACACAGGCGTTACGCTCGTGACATGGCTGTGTTACACGCCTTCGGTACACTCTCCGTGAAAACGGTCGGGCCGGATCGGTCCACTGAAAACATGAAGGAGGAGATGTGTCTATGAAGCGTTTTGCTGTTGTTCTGCTTTCTGCACTGCTGGGTCTTTCGTTGCTTGCCGGGGCTGCCTTTGCCGGTGAGATCACCATCAAGGGTTCCACCACCGTGCTTCCCATCGCCCAGGCCTGTGCCGAGAAGTTCATGGCGGAGAATCCCGATGTCTCCATCACCGTTTCCGGCGGCGGCAGCGGAAACGGAATCAAGGCTCTGATCGACGGCACCACCGATATCGCCGATGCCTCCCGCCCCATCAAGGACAGGGAAATCAAGATGGCCGAGGAGAAGGGCATCGAGCCGATGGACCACAAGGTTGCCATCGACGCCGTGATCCCCGTGGTCCACCCTTCCAACCCCGTGGACAACCTGACCCTGGACCAGCTGATGAAGATCTACACCGGCAAGATCAAGAACTGGAGCGAGGTGGGTGGCGAGGACAAGCACATCGCCGTGGTGACCCGCGACACCAGCTCCGGCACCTTCGAGACCTGGGAGAAGAAGGTTCTCGAGGGCAAGAGGGTTCTTCCCCGCTCCATCGTTGTGG is a genomic window containing:
- a CDS encoding AI-2E family transporter — its product is MDDSSLTQRYDRVAVIFLGLLTLFALGVVLKYARPVILPLVIAWLLSYILGPVVTLMARRGIPWVLSVIMVLPILLGIGFLFATLVQSQLTSFAVEYPKYQARFAEISSALVSQFDTPGNVTLDVFNVNWGQRIGSYIVQISGSFVALVTNLVKVIFFLFFLLLGKPYFKYKLIKAFSDDHARYLNRILESISFQVGRYLAVLLFVSFLTGFLTWLFLSYIGLDFALTWGVVTFLLNFIPTVGSIIATIPPILLSLVQFYPDFWMTVICMAALITIQMSIGNILLPNLLGQRLNLSPVVVLLALLFWGWLWGIAGALLSVPLASAIKIVCENIRPLHFVSVIMGSGKSYKKELLGKRVKEGG
- a CDS encoding aspartate/glutamate racemase family protein gives rise to the protein MVVYHVRNSKRSWDGESIGILILDAAYPCVPGNVGNASTFPFPVRYKEIKGASIERLLNQRDPSLLQPFLDGARELQDEGVKAITGACGFMALFQREVREAMEIPVFLSSLLQIPFIFQTLQSGRSIGVITANAPALTEGHFRAVGVGGDIPLVVRGMEEKKEFTGAVLEEKGSLDSAEVEREVVDVARRMVAEQPSVGAILLECSDLPPYAYAVQQAVGLPVFDFFTMIAHVHSALVRHRFAGFM
- a CDS encoding GNAT family N-acetyltransferase; this translates as MDESGHTSYRLQLRTLRRSDYDDIKEIMRHVYPSTMGGEWDFEEFSAQITRFPEGQICIEDDGKVVAAALSLIIDYGKFGDAHTYDQVVGEGYIENHDPEGDYLYGIDVFVHPDYRGLRLGRRLYDARKELCENANLKGILIGGRIPNYQDNAGEVSPHDYIQMVQARELHDPVLTFQLSNGFHFRKVIRGYWPEDRHSMGYGVLLEWNNIYYEETGRRISQMRSYIRFGAVQWQMRLFRSLDDMMQQVEFFVDTLADYNADIILFPELFNAPLMWKFNQEDPAEAMRSLAEYTDEIRQRFLEMAVEYNVNIVAGSMPEYHESKLFNVSFLCRRDGTWDKQYKLHITPDESRFWGLQGGFGLREFETDVGTVGILVCYDVEFPELARYLADRGINILLVPFWTDTKNGYLRVRRCAQARAIENECYVAISGSVGNIPKVENMDIQYSQAAVFTPADFAFPHDAIAAEANPNTEMVLVADLDVELLKELRQQGSVRNLRSRRRDLYRLDWLGKRNSTEEV
- a CDS encoding L,D-transpeptidase, with translation MFGADATDGAAVSQRQSAEGPDEKGNAVQQPEDPARRYTIRLGEGASLDVGSQEFWVLIDKSAAKLYALKGKEPQDSYPVALGERSGDKRRVGDMRTPEGVFSVQQIQDSSYWKHDFGDGKGPIEGAYGPWFIRLETGWKGIGIHGTHDPSTIGKRVTEGCIRLHNRNIEVLKEQVGIGTTVVIQR
- a CDS encoding PstS family phosphate ABC transporter substrate-binding protein, which produces MKRFAVVLLSALLGLSLLAGAAFAGEITIKGSTTVLPIAQACAEKFMAENPDVSITVSGGGSGNGIKALIDGTTDIADASRPIKDREIKMAEEKGIEPMDHKVAIDAVIPVVHPSNPVDNLTLDQLMKIYTGKIKNWSEVGGEDKHIAVVTRDTSSGTFETWEKKVLEGKRVLPRSIVVASAGAMNQTVANNPLAIGYNGIGYIEDNEDIETLSINGIPANTETALSGEFPVVRFLHMYTDGEPAGDTKAFIDFIFSAEGQKQVKQAGFLPVK